A single genomic interval of Antechinus flavipes isolate AdamAnt ecotype Samford, QLD, Australia chromosome 1, AdamAnt_v2, whole genome shotgun sequence harbors:
- the LOC127548932 gene encoding vomeronasal type-2 receptor 26-like: MLSPCLSPADAEQCKKCPEDEYPNEQRDRCLPKTVTFLDVNEPWGMAVTVVAVSLSLLTVLVLWVFVKFQDTPIVQANNRNLSYLLLTSLSSCFLCSLLFIGRPTKASCLLRQTVFAIVFTVAVSSILAKTIIVVLAFRITRPGSRMRMFLHPRVPYCVVLICSGIQGLFCAIWLGTHPPFPEADTRSESRHIILTCNEGSAFAFYCVLGYMGFLALGSFTIAFLARNLPDAFNEAKFITFSMLVFCSVWVSFLPTYQSSKGKAMMIVEIFSILASSAGLLGCIFIPKCLVILLTSWENNTKKSDIERASTLSTQRDRDLNATAEESDLLVSSGIKRTICLMGGGLPLARETASVVKKVLPEHITPGYVLVKQQDEVPTTDTAPLAANR, from the exons ATGTTAAGTCCTTGTTTGTCTCCTGCAGATGCTGAGCAGTGTAAGAAGTGCCCAGAGGATGAGTATCCCAATGAGCAGAGAGATCGCTGCCTCCCCAAGACTGTGACCTTCCTGGATGTGAATGAACCCTGGGGGATGGCAGTGACGGTTGTAGCTGTTTCACTCTCATTGCTCACGGTCCTGGTTCTGTGGGTCTTTGTGAAGTTCCAAGACACTCCCATAGTCCAAGCCAATAACAGGAACCTCAGCTACCTGCTCCTCACCTCCCTTTCCTCCTGCTTCCTCTGCTCCTTGCTCTTCATTGGCCGTCCAACAAAGGCTTCCTGCCTTCTCCGACAAACAGTGTTTGCAATTGTGTTCACAGTGGCTGTTTCCTCCATTCTGGCCAAAACCATCATAGTAGTTCTGGCTTTCAGGATTACAAGGCCAGGGAGCAGGATGCGGATGTTCCTTCATCCCAGAGTGCCCTACTGTGTGGTTCTCATCTGCTCCGGAATCCAAGGGCTTTTCTGTGCCATCTGGTTGGGAACCCATCCCCCCTTTCCAGAGGCAGACACACGCTCTGAATCCAGGCACATCATCCTCACGTGTAACGAGGGCTCTGCCTTTGCATTTTACTGTGTCCTGGGCTACATGGGCTTTCTGGCCCTGGGCAGCTTCACCATAGCCTTCCTGGCTAGGAACCTGCCCGATGCCTTCAACGAAGCCAAGTTCATCACGTTCAGCATGCTGGTGTTTTGCAGTGTCTGGGTCTCTTTCCTCCCCACGTATCAGAGCTCCAAAGGAAAAGCCATGATGATCGTGGAGATCTTCTCCATCTTGGCCTCCAGTGCTGGGTTACTGGGCTGCATTTTTATTCCCAAATGTCTTGTGATTCTCCTGACATCATgggaaaataacacaaaaaagtcagacata GAGCGGGCATCCACACTGAGCACTCAACGAGACAGGGACCTGAATGCCACTGCGGAGGAGAGTGACCTCTTGGTGAGCTCAGGGATTAAG CGGACCATCTGCCTCATGGGAGGAGGCCTCCCCCTTGCCCGGGAAACTGCCTCAGTAGTCAAAAAAGTCCTCCCTGAGCATATCACTCCAGGGTATGTGCTGGTGAAGCAG CAAGATGAAGTCCCAACCACGGATACAGCACCTTTGGCCGCTAACAGATAA